The Flammeovirgaceae bacterium genome contains a region encoding:
- a CDS encoding efflux RND transporter periplasmic adaptor subunit: MAELKERHAQLSKEIHDLEQELVGQNRDTSFFKTKNVSVSAVSPGLFEYYVKTQGVVEAENNILVSARSMGILSSVSVSEGQSVKQGQILARVDNSLILRNMELIETQLRLAETVYDRQKNLWEKKIGTEVQYLQAKTNKESFEKQLHSVQEQNEMTYIKAPIAGVVDQVMVKVGENIAPGMPAVRIVNMDKLKLVAKISEAYINTIAKGDSVQVLLPDLTTTMRARVTFTSRSIDPLSRTFTIEAKLPTSRDLRPNMTAIVKVVFHREENALTVPINVVQEVNGEKVVYVAEQKGSVIIARKRIISVTGVADNLAQVQGLHPGEQVITFGFQGLQDGDVIKI, translated from the coding sequence TTGGCGGAGTTAAAAGAACGGCACGCCCAATTATCAAAGGAGATTCATGATCTGGAACAGGAACTGGTCGGCCAGAACCGTGATACATCATTCTTCAAAACAAAAAATGTAAGCGTTTCAGCTGTTTCACCAGGTTTGTTTGAATATTATGTTAAGACCCAAGGTGTTGTAGAAGCTGAAAACAATATCCTGGTTAGTGCCCGCTCGATGGGAATCTTGAGTTCTGTTTCTGTTTCAGAAGGACAGTCGGTGAAGCAGGGCCAGATATTGGCCCGGGTTGATAATTCTCTGATCCTGCGAAACATGGAGTTGATAGAAACGCAACTTCGGCTTGCAGAAACGGTTTACGATCGTCAGAAAAATCTTTGGGAGAAAAAAATAGGTACAGAAGTTCAGTATTTACAGGCAAAAACGAATAAAGAATCATTCGAGAAGCAGTTGCACTCAGTGCAGGAGCAAAATGAGATGACATACATCAAAGCGCCAATAGCCGGTGTGGTGGATCAGGTAATGGTAAAGGTTGGCGAAAACATTGCTCCGGGGATGCCTGCTGTGAGAATTGTCAACATGGACAAACTGAAGCTGGTAGCGAAAATTTCTGAGGCTTATATAAACACAATTGCAAAGGGTGACTCCGTTCAGGTGCTTCTTCCCGATCTTACAACGACTATGCGTGCTAGGGTTACATTCACTTCACGCTCTATCGACCCACTTTCCAGGACATTCACTATCGAAGCAAAGCTTCCGACATCACGTGATCTCCGGCCGAATATGACAGCCATTGTAAAAGTAGTTTTTCATCGGGAGGAAAATGCGTTGACCGTTCCGATTAATGTAGTGCAAGAGGTGAATGGTGAGAAAGTGGTTTATGTAGCCGAACAAAAGGGTTCTGTGATAATCGCCCGGAAACGTATTATTTCTGTTACAGGAGTAGCGGATAACCTTGCGCAGGTGCAGGGATTACATCCAGGTGAGCAGGTTATCACTTTTGGGTTTCAGGGACTCCAGGATGGTGATGTTATAAAGATATAG